One segment of Hyphomicrobiales bacterium DNA contains the following:
- a CDS encoding sodium-dependent bicarbonate transport family permease has translation MILFFALGLVAALVRSDLSIPEAIAKGMSLYLMLAIGFKGGAAVAEQGTDGHLLLALLAGIVLSALVPLIGFRLLLATSSLSRFDAAAIAAHYGSISIVTFLAATQVLDAAGIAYEGFMVAVAAAMETPAIIMALYLAKGGAGAFDRTTLREVALNGSIVLLVGAFIIGWISGPAGLETIAPFIVDPFRGVLCLFLLDMGVIAGRGLAEGRRNLTWPVLAFGIYMPLIGACFGILAAKIIHLSPGGTILLATLTASASYIAVPSAMRLALPEARPALYLPMALGVTFPFNLAVGIPIYIAAVQLLG, from the coding sequence ATGATCCTGTTCTTTGCGCTCGGCCTCGTGGCTGCGCTCGTGCGCTCCGATCTCTCCATCCCCGAGGCGATCGCCAAGGGCATGTCGCTCTATCTGATGCTGGCGATCGGCTTCAAGGGTGGGGCGGCCGTCGCCGAGCAGGGCACGGATGGCCATCTTTTGCTGGCGCTGCTCGCCGGCATCGTGCTCAGCGCGCTGGTGCCGCTGATCGGCTTTCGGCTCCTTCTCGCCACCTCGAGCCTCTCACGCTTCGATGCCGCCGCGATCGCGGCGCACTACGGTTCGATCTCGATCGTGACATTCCTGGCCGCGACGCAGGTTCTCGATGCCGCCGGGATCGCCTACGAGGGCTTCATGGTTGCGGTCGCCGCCGCCATGGAAACGCCGGCCATCATCATGGCGCTCTATCTCGCCAAGGGCGGGGCCGGCGCGTTCGACCGCACGACCTTGCGCGAGGTTGCCCTCAACGGTTCGATCGTCCTCCTCGTCGGGGCGTTCATCATCGGTTGGATCAGTGGCCCGGCAGGCCTCGAGACGATCGCGCCGTTCATCGTCGATCCGTTCCGTGGCGTGCTGTGCCTCTTCCTGCTGGACATGGGTGTCATCGCCGGGCGTGGACTGGCGGAGGGGCGGCGGAACCTCACGTGGCCCGTCTTGGCCTTCGGCATCTACATGCCGCTGATCGGTGCCTGCTTCGGCATTCTCGCGGCCAAGATCATCCACCTCTCGCCGGGTGGCACCATCCTGCTTGCGACACTGACCGCCAGCGCCTCCTACATCGCGGTGCCGTCCGCGATGCGCCTCGCACTACCGGAAGCGCGGCCCGCACTCTATCTTCCAATGGCGCTCGGCGTGACCTTCCCCTTCAATCTCGCCGTCGGCATACCGATCTACATCGCGGCGGTTCAACTGCTCGGCTAG
- a CDS encoding AAA family ATPase, translating to MRIRALRLRDTGCFAGPVAVEGIADGVNVLAGPNELGKSTILRALKLLLTTPAGSTARQVQRLRRNGAGAPVIEADVEFGTRLLRIAKTYRERGRQAAITDLGDGRMIAEGADVDGVLTGLIEAEIGERGWLDRLWVEQGAALGEFVLGPDERGMLAAVIERGVEAAAGGARTRAIQARVAAWLAQHETTRGPAKHGPWHLAREAEQRARAQLEEVAALARAADGRLARLSELGQRLAALERPEARARRENALDAAQRARETGEAAQRRLAVARALAERDGLALAGAERAFDELARSTRRRDELDLTLRRLLGEEEVLASRHDELARRSEHIRASRDAHREAGERARQDLERFDAESELERARRRLEEAHLLNDEIADLDRRRSSAAIDPRLLTRLEAEVADIAALETTREARTRARAARVTLDLSSAAVAGVTIDGRAVRRDESFAVTSETEITISGIGRILVAPGRGDEDDADLEADLAAHRQVLGALLVEIGVSDAAGARARAIEAHDLAHRIDVLRARLAGLAPDGTGALENEVATLAERLTAVPVQEFASRQRGELQAALEGCREAWQAAERALRLAEDEWRAGGERLAEVRANLASARKESEEVDAVLPPLDQRETELAGLEAAAMAARERARESALDLAALRQDCPDDVAVRALVTRETEAREAFEVAEAEIAAIAGDMRVLDAELERDRQADVMRRLEETEVEHARARDRLAALEAEVAAHRLLRDTLDAVAAASRERFERPLLARVAPYLEHVLPGAGLGLDDRLAPATLARAGVRESVGDLSDGTQEQIAILARLAVARLLADEGHELPLILDDALVYSDDERIARAFAALELAGQHHQVIVLTCRQRAFDDLGGNRLSLVAGEPARGAGA from the coding sequence ATGAGGATCAGGGCCTTGCGATTGCGTGATACGGGCTGTTTCGCCGGACCGGTCGCGGTGGAGGGAATCGCCGATGGGGTGAACGTGCTCGCAGGGCCGAATGAACTCGGCAAGTCCACGATTCTGCGGGCTCTGAAGCTGCTGCTGACCACCCCGGCAGGCTCCACCGCGCGGCAGGTCCAGCGATTGCGCCGGAACGGGGCGGGCGCTCCGGTGATCGAAGCGGACGTCGAGTTCGGCACACGCCTGCTGCGCATCGCCAAGACCTATCGCGAGCGCGGCCGTCAGGCGGCGATTACCGATCTCGGCGATGGGCGCATGATCGCCGAGGGGGCCGATGTCGACGGTGTCCTCACCGGCCTCATCGAGGCCGAGATCGGCGAACGCGGCTGGCTCGATCGGCTCTGGGTCGAACAGGGGGCGGCGCTCGGCGAGTTCGTGCTCGGTCCGGACGAACGCGGCATGCTCGCGGCCGTGATCGAACGCGGCGTCGAGGCCGCCGCCGGTGGTGCCCGGACCCGGGCGATCCAGGCGCGGGTCGCCGCTTGGCTGGCGCAACACGAAACGACGCGGGGGCCGGCCAAGCACGGTCCCTGGCACCTGGCCCGGGAGGCTGAGCAGCGCGCGAGGGCGCAGCTCGAGGAGGTCGCCGCGCTGGCGCGGGCCGCGGACGGGCGGCTCGCGCGGTTGAGCGAACTCGGCCAGCGATTGGCCGCGCTGGAGCGGCCGGAGGCGCGGGCGCGGCGCGAGAACGCGCTTGACGCGGCGCAGCGCGCCCGTGAAACCGGCGAGGCCGCCCAGCGGCGCCTCGCCGTTGCACGCGCACTCGCCGAGCGCGACGGGCTGGCGCTTGCCGGCGCAGAGCGGGCGTTCGATGAGCTGGCGCGCAGCACGCGCCGGCGCGATGAGCTGGACCTGACGCTGCGCCGCCTGTTGGGCGAGGAGGAGGTTCTCGCATCCCGCCACGACGAACTCGCAAGGCGCAGCGAACATATTCGCGCATCGCGCGACGCCCACCGCGAGGCGGGCGAGCGGGCACGCCAGGATCTCGAACGTTTCGATGCAGAGAGCGAACTCGAAAGGGCCCGGCGCCGTCTCGAGGAGGCGCACCTTTTGAACGACGAGATCGCGGACCTCGATCGGCGGCGGAGCTCGGCGGCCATCGATCCGCGGCTCCTGACCCGCCTCGAGGCGGAGGTCGCCGATATCGCGGCGCTCGAGACCACCCGTGAAGCGCGTACGAGGGCGCGCGCGGCACGGGTGACACTCGATCTGAGCAGCGCAGCTGTCGCCGGTGTCACGATCGACGGGCGCGCCGTTCGGCGCGACGAATCCTTCGCCGTGACGAGCGAGACCGAGATCACCATCTCCGGCATCGGCCGCATCCTCGTTGCCCCCGGCCGTGGCGACGAGGACGACGCCGATCTCGAGGCGGACCTTGCGGCCCATCGCCAGGTGCTCGGTGCCCTCCTTGTCGAGATCGGCGTGAGCGATGCGGCGGGCGCACGGGCCCGGGCCATCGAGGCGCATGACCTCGCGCACCGCATCGACGTGTTGCGCGCGCGGTTGGCGGGGCTGGCCCCCGACGGGACCGGGGCGCTCGAGAACGAGGTGGCAACGCTCGCGGAGCGGTTGACCGCCGTACCTGTGCAGGAGTTCGCGAGCCGCCAGCGTGGCGAACTCCAAGCGGCGCTCGAGGGCTGTCGTGAGGCCTGGCAGGCGGCCGAGCGCGCGTTGCGCCTCGCCGAGGATGAATGGCGCGCCGGCGGTGAGCGTCTGGCCGAGGTGCGTGCCAACCTCGCTTCAGCGCGCAAGGAGTCGGAGGAAGTCGACGCCGTACTGCCGCCGCTCGACCAGCGCGAGACCGAACTGGCAGGGCTCGAAGCGGCGGCGATGGCGGCCCGGGAGCGGGCCCGCGAGAGCGCGCTCGATCTCGCGGCGCTCCGTCAGGACTGCCCCGATGACGTCGCCGTCCGGGCCCTCGTGACCCGCGAGACCGAAGCGCGAGAGGCCTTCGAGGTGGCCGAGGCGGAGATCGCCGCCATCGCTGGCGACATGCGGGTTCTCGATGCCGAACTCGAACGGGACCGCCAGGCCGACGTGATGCGGCGCCTGGAGGAAACCGAGGTCGAGCACGCCCGCGCGCGCGACCGCCTTGCCGCGCTCGAAGCCGAGGTGGCGGCCCACCGGCTGCTGCGCGATACCCTCGACGCCGTCGCCGCGGCCTCGCGCGAGCGTTTCGAGAGGCCCTTGCTGGCACGCGTCGCACCCTACCTCGAGCACGTGCTGCCCGGCGCGGGGCTCGGGCTCGACGACCGGCTCGCTCCAGCGACCTTGGCGCGAGCCGGTGTTCGAGAGTCGGTTGGCGATCTGAGCGACGGCACCCAGGAGCAGATCGCAATCCTCGCCCGCCTCGCGGTCGCCCGCCTGCTCGCCGACGAGGGGCACGAATTGCCACTCATCCTCGACGATGCGCTGGTCTATTCGGATGACGAGCGGATCGCGCGCGCCTTTGCCGCCCTGGAATTGGCCGGCCAGCATCATCAGGTGATCGTGCTGACCTGTCGCCAGCGCGCCTTCGATGATCTCGGCGGAAATCGTCTCTCCCTCGTTGCCGGCGAACCGGCTCGCGGCGCCGGAGCATGA
- a CDS encoding ABC transporter permease subunit (The N-terminal region of this protein, as described by TIGR01726, is a three transmembrane segment that identifies a subfamily of ABC transporter permease subunits, which specificities that include histidine, arginine, glutamine, glutamate, L-cystine (sic), the opines (in Agrobacterium) octopine and nopaline, etc.) yields the protein MAARDDSRIDDDAPAKASLFYDPRFRSIVAQVVLLLLVVWGGYEIVRNTSANLEKQQIASGFGFLDRTAGFGIIQTLVDYTEESSYGRTFIVGLLNTILISALGILLATALGFVVGVARLSSNWVISRIALAYVEIMRNIPLLLHIFIWYFAVLRSLPQPRDEPITLIPGFAFLNVKGVFMPQLVSEPGFWMTATALGVALVLSMLVANWSRKRQEATGQQFPVGLTALGLIIALPAITFLATGRPASLEYPVFVETGPVLRRGFTQDVGINVIPEFISLLLALSTYTAAYIAEIVRAGIQAVNHGQTEASFSLGLRRGPTLRLVVIPQAMRVIIPPMTNQYLNLTKNSSLATAIAYPDLVSVFAGTTLNQTGQAVEIILMTMGVYLTLSISISIVMNWYNARIALVER from the coding sequence ATGGCCGCGAGAGACGACAGCCGCATCGACGACGATGCGCCGGCCAAGGCATCACTGTTTTACGATCCGCGCTTTCGCTCGATCGTCGCGCAGGTCGTTCTGCTCCTCCTGGTCGTCTGGGGTGGTTACGAGATCGTCCGCAACACCTCCGCCAACCTCGAAAAGCAGCAGATCGCGTCGGGTTTCGGCTTTCTGGACCGCACCGCCGGCTTCGGCATCATCCAGACACTGGTCGATTACACCGAGGAGAGCAGCTACGGCCGCACCTTCATCGTCGGCCTGCTCAACACCATTCTGATCTCCGCGCTCGGCATCCTTCTCGCCACGGCCCTCGGCTTCGTGGTCGGCGTCGCGCGGCTCTCCAGTAACTGGGTGATCTCGCGCATCGCGCTCGCCTATGTCGAGATCATGCGCAACATCCCGCTGCTGCTGCACATCTTCATCTGGTATTTCGCGGTTCTGCGCAGTCTGCCGCAGCCGCGCGACGAACCGATCACGCTCATTCCTGGATTCGCCTTCCTGAACGTCAAGGGCGTCTTCATGCCGCAGCTCGTCAGCGAGCCGGGCTTCTGGATGACGGCGACCGCGCTCGGCGTCGCGCTCGTCCTCTCCATGCTCGTGGCCAACTGGTCGAGGAAGCGCCAGGAGGCGACCGGCCAGCAGTTCCCGGTCGGCTTGACCGCGCTTGGTCTCATCATCGCCCTTCCGGCCATCACATTCCTTGCCACCGGCCGGCCCGCCTCGCTGGAATACCCGGTGTTCGTCGAGACGGGCCCCGTGCTGCGGCGCGGCTTCACGCAGGACGTCGGCATCAACGTCATTCCCGAATTCATCTCTCTGCTGCTCGCGCTCTCGACCTACACCGCCGCCTACATCGCCGAGATCGTGCGGGCCGGCATTCAGGCGGTGAACCACGGACAGACGGAGGCATCTTTCTCGCTCGGATTGCGCCGGGGACCGACGCTGCGCCTCGTCGTCATCCCGCAGGCCATGCGCGTCATCATTCCACCGATGACCAACCAGTATCTGAACCTGACGAAGAATTCCTCCCTCGCCACGGCGATTGCCTACCCCGATCTCGTCTCCGTGTTCGCCGGCACGACTCTCAACCAGACGGGCCAGGCGGTCGAAATCATCCTCATGACCATGGGGGTCTATCTGACGCTTTCGATCTCCATCTCGATCGTGATGAACTGGTACAACGCGCGCATCGCGCTGGTCGAGCGCTAG
- a CDS encoding transcriptional regulator, translating to MKTHIKKRIEITIEAPLVSRVLAILDQQKATGYTVVPAMAGRGDHGRWDRDGLIGRAGSMVMVISIVDEKLVEPILTPLFALLSRQIGIVTVCDVQVVRPEHF from the coding sequence ATCAAGACCCACATCAAGAAGCGCATCGAGATCACGATCGAAGCGCCCCTCGTCTCACGCGTCCTCGCCATTCTCGACCAGCAGAAGGCCACGGGCTACACGGTCGTTCCGGCCATGGCCGGGCGTGGCGACCATGGCCGGTGGGATCGCGACGGGTTGATCGGACGGGCCGGATCGATGGTCATGGTGATCAGCATCGTCGACGAAAAGCTGGTCGAACCGATCCTGACGCCGCTCTTTGCATTGTTGTCGCGTCAGATCGGGATCGTCACGGTGTGTGACGTACAAGTGGTGCGACCGGAACACTTCTGA
- a CDS encoding ABC transporter permease subunit (The N-terminal region of this protein, as described by TIGR01726, is a three transmembrane segment that identifies a subfamily of ABC transporter permease subunits, which specificities that include histidine, arginine, glutamine, glutamate, L-cystine (sic), the opines (in Agrobacterium) octopine and nopaline, etc.) — protein sequence MSKLGVGIAQPYVRDAFVPPTAPPVLERGFLAWARKNLFSSISNTILTLVGIYLTYALVWPIIQFGIIDAVWSGTNADCRENGHGACWPMVQAKLGQYIYGRYPGDERWRVDIVFYSGLALLIPFLIPFVPFKRLNAILLLGVYPLVAFVLLTGGNLRIGGMFGDLMGLGGVMGFVGDWSIMIAVIAGLLLAFGRVAGLAMLVPTIVVAAILAIIGLAVVVAGIDFGLEQVETALWGGLLVTLVIAITGIVASLPLGILLALGRRSDMPIIKTFCVGFIEFWRGVPLITVLFMSSVMFPLFLPEGVTVNKLLRALVGVALFSSAYMAEVVRGGLQAIPKGQYEGAQAVGLSYWQMMGLIVLPQALKHVIPGIVNSFIALFKDTTLVLIIGLFDLLGIIQLSFTDASWASTVQSHTGYLFAAIIFWAFCFSMSQYSYYIERTLHTGHKR from the coding sequence ATGAGCAAGCTCGGCGTCGGCATCGCACAACCCTACGTCCGCGACGCGTTCGTTCCGCCGACCGCGCCGCCCGTTCTCGAGCGCGGCTTTCTGGCCTGGGCGCGCAAGAATCTCTTTTCCAGCATCTCCAATACCATCCTTACCCTGGTCGGGATTTACCTCACCTACGCGCTCGTCTGGCCGATCATCCAGTTCGGCATCATCGACGCCGTCTGGTCGGGAACGAATGCCGATTGCCGCGAGAACGGGCACGGCGCCTGCTGGCCGATGGTCCAGGCCAAGCTCGGGCAATACATCTATGGTCGCTATCCGGGAGACGAGCGCTGGCGCGTGGACATCGTCTTTTACTCCGGTCTCGCGCTGCTCATTCCCTTCCTGATCCCGTTCGTGCCGTTCAAGCGGCTGAATGCCATTCTCCTCCTCGGGGTCTACCCTCTGGTCGCTTTCGTTCTGCTGACCGGCGGCAACCTGCGAATCGGCGGCATGTTCGGCGACCTCATGGGGCTCGGCGGCGTCATGGGCTTCGTCGGTGACTGGTCGATCATGATCGCCGTCATCGCCGGTTTGTTGCTGGCGTTCGGCAGGGTGGCGGGGCTCGCCATGCTGGTCCCGACGATCGTGGTCGCGGCAATTCTCGCCATCATCGGCCTTGCCGTCGTGGTCGCCGGGATCGACTTCGGGCTGGAGCAGGTCGAGACGGCACTCTGGGGCGGCTTGCTCGTCACGCTGGTCATCGCGATAACGGGTATCGTCGCCTCGTTGCCGCTGGGCATTCTGCTCGCGCTCGGCCGGCGCTCCGACATGCCGATCATCAAGACGTTCTGCGTCGGCTTCATCGAATTCTGGCGCGGCGTTCCGCTCATCACCGTGCTGTTCATGTCGAGCGTCATGTTCCCCCTGTTCCTGCCGGAAGGGGTGACCGTCAACAAGCTGCTCCGGGCCCTCGTCGGCGTCGCACTGTTTTCTTCCGCCTACATGGCCGAGGTGGTGCGCGGCGGCCTCCAGGCGATCCCCAAGGGCCAGTACGAGGGGGCGCAGGCCGTCGGTCTCAGCTATTGGCAGATGATGGGGCTCATCGTGCTGCCGCAGGCCCTCAAGCACGTCATTCCGGGCATCGTGAACTCGTTCATCGCCCTCTTCAAGGACACCACGCTCGTCCTCATCATCGGGCTCTTCGATCTGCTCGGCATCATCCAGCTCTCCTTCACCGACGCGAGTTGGGCCTCGACCGTTCAGAGCCACACCGGCTACCTCTTCGCCGCGATCATCTTCTGGGCGTTCTGCTTTTCAATGTCGCAATACTCCTATTACATCGAGCGAACGCTCCACACCGGCCACAAGCGATAG
- a CDS encoding carbonic anhydrase, whose product MSIVSILAQNAKWALERRTEDPDYFARLQSLQTPEYLWIGCSDSRVPANTITGLEPGEVFVHRNVANVVYAADLNCMSVLQYAVEVLQVRQIIVCGHHGCGGVRAALKGNAPGLVNHWLEPIRDLARLHRTAVEACGTERERIDLLCELNVRMQVHHVVNSPIVERAWEAGRELQVHGLVYSLADGVLRNLSCSAFGIEDADPAFRSVPVAPLVRHTP is encoded by the coding sequence ATGTCGATCGTCAGTATTCTGGCGCAGAATGCAAAGTGGGCGCTCGAACGGCGAACCGAGGATCCGGACTACTTCGCGAGGCTCCAGAGCCTGCAGACGCCGGAATACCTCTGGATCGGCTGTTCGGACAGCCGGGTGCCGGCCAACACGATCACTGGTCTCGAGCCGGGGGAGGTTTTCGTCCACCGCAACGTCGCCAATGTCGTTTACGCCGCCGATCTCAACTGCATGTCGGTTCTGCAATACGCCGTCGAAGTGCTGCAGGTGCGCCAGATCATCGTCTGCGGTCATCACGGCTGTGGCGGCGTCAGGGCGGCGCTCAAAGGCAACGCCCCGGGTCTCGTCAATCACTGGCTCGAACCGATCCGTGACCTCGCGCGGCTGCATCGCACGGCCGTCGAGGCGTGCGGAACCGAAAGAGAGCGCATCGACCTGCTCTGCGAACTCAATGTGCGCATGCAGGTTCACCACGTGGTCAACTCGCCGATCGTCGAGAGGGCGTGGGAGGCGGGGCGCGAATTGCAGGTGCACGGCCTCGTCTACAGCTTGGCCGACGGCGTGTTGAGGAACCTCTCCTGTTCGGCTTTCGGCATCGAGGATGCCGATCCGGCGTTCAGAAGTGTTCCGGTCGCACCACTTGTACGTCACACACCGTGA
- a CDS encoding DNA repair exonuclease, which translates to MAAPVRWRQVRDTKGGALRGLRFIHTADWQIGKPFARFGERARVLLDQARFDAIDRIAGLAAEREARHVLVAGDVFDSETLADAHLRRVLERLATAKGVIWHLIGGNHDPVRVGGVWSRVRRLAAPANVRLYEGHDPVEIEPGIYLLPATLKARATSIDPTAWMDDAPTPEGALRIDLAHGSVQSFGSDGESQVPIAADRAARAGLDYLALGDWHGMTRIGARCWYSGSPEPDRFRDNAPGHVLEVAIAGRGATPQVTAHRTGHFVWLERADELGGRAASDALSAIEEEVRRQGDDLRRLVLRLRLAGSVSLAERGEVEAWLARLEALTLHVEAKLDGLVGRPSEEELADLEAEGELARAVQHLRDQANGGVPAAGRALELLFSLAREVDRP; encoded by the coding sequence ATGGCCGCGCCGGTGCGATGGCGCCAAGTGCGCGATACGAAGGGGGGCGCCTTGCGCGGCTTGCGCTTCATCCACACCGCCGACTGGCAGATCGGCAAGCCGTTCGCGCGTTTCGGCGAGCGGGCCCGTGTTCTGCTCGATCAAGCAAGGTTCGATGCGATCGATCGCATCGCCGGCCTCGCTGCGGAGCGCGAAGCGAGGCATGTGCTCGTTGCCGGTGACGTCTTCGACAGCGAGACACTGGCGGATGCGCACTTGCGCCGGGTGCTCGAGCGGCTCGCCACGGCCAAGGGCGTGATCTGGCATCTGATCGGCGGCAACCACGACCCCGTGCGGGTGGGGGGCGTCTGGTCGCGGGTCCGCCGTCTCGCCGCGCCGGCGAACGTGCGCCTGTACGAGGGCCACGACCCGGTCGAGATCGAACCCGGCATTTATCTCCTGCCCGCGACCCTCAAGGCGCGCGCCACCAGCATCGACCCGACGGCCTGGATGGACGACGCGCCGACACCGGAGGGAGCACTGCGCATCGACCTCGCACACGGCTCGGTCCAGTCCTTCGGCTCGGACGGCGAGAGCCAGGTTCCGATCGCCGCCGATCGCGCCGCGCGGGCCGGGCTCGACTATCTGGCGCTCGGCGACTGGCACGGGATGACACGGATCGGTGCGCGCTGCTGGTATTCGGGCAGTCCCGAGCCGGACCGCTTCCGCGACAACGCCCCTGGCCACGTGCTCGAAGTCGCCATCGCCGGGCGCGGCGCGACGCCACAGGTCACGGCCCACCGCACCGGGCACTTCGTCTGGCTCGAGCGGGCCGACGAGCTCGGTGGCCGGGCGGCGAGCGACGCCTTGTCGGCGATCGAGGAGGAGGTGCGGCGACAGGGTGACGACCTTCGTCGGCTAGTGCTTCGGTTGCGCCTTGCCGGCTCGGTCTCGCTCGCGGAACGGGGGGAGGTCGAGGCCTGGCTCGCCCGGCTCGAGGCCTTGACGCTCCACGTCGAGGCCAAACTGGATGGGCTCGTTGGCCGGCCGAGCGAGGAGGAGCTGGCGGACCTCGAGGCGGAAGGCGAATTGGCGCGGGCCGTTCAGCACCTGCGCGACCAGGCCAATGGCGGTGTGCCGGCCGCCGGGCGGGCGCTGGAGCTGCTCTTTTCCCTCGCGCGGGAGGTCGATCGCCCATGA
- the hisD gene encoding histidinol dehydrogenase, protein MSTTYLKKAERTAATGQDDVRDAVAAMLSEIERGGDEAARAYAGKLDGWTGDIVVSPEQRRLAAAAVPEQLKSDIAFAHDRVRRFAEAQRAALSDVEVELSPGLFAGHRNVPMSVAGCYVPGGRYAHVASAIMSVTTAKVAGVPLVIACSPPKPGVGIHPAILYALDRCGADTILSLGGVQGIAALAFGLFGTRPADILVGPGNQYVAEAKRLLYGRVGIDMFAGPTEILVIADDSADPEIVATDLVSQAEHGYNSPAWLITLDRVLGERVLGRVPQLIADLPEPNRSNADAAWRDYGEIVLAGDRSEATALADAYAAEHLEVHARDLDWWLTSLTNYGSLFLGEETTVAFGDKTSGPNHILPTKGAARYTGGLSVGKFMKTLTWQRMTREANRQIAPVSARISRLEGMEAHARSSDVRLARWFPGERFSLQASDEGGS, encoded by the coding sequence ATGAGCACAACTTACCTCAAGAAGGCCGAACGCACGGCGGCAACCGGCCAGGATGACGTCCGCGATGCGGTTGCGGCCATGCTCTCGGAAATCGAGCGGGGGGGCGATGAAGCCGCCCGCGCCTATGCGGGAAAGCTCGATGGCTGGACAGGCGACATCGTCGTTTCGCCCGAGCAGCGCCGGCTCGCCGCAGCCGCCGTTCCGGAGCAACTCAAATCCGATATCGCCTTTGCACACGACCGCGTCCGCCGCTTCGCCGAAGCCCAGCGCGCCGCGCTATCGGATGTCGAAGTCGAACTCTCGCCCGGCCTTTTCGCGGGACACCGCAACGTCCCCATGTCGGTCGCCGGCTGCTACGTCCCCGGCGGACGGTACGCGCACGTCGCGTCGGCCATCATGAGTGTGACGACGGCGAAGGTAGCGGGCGTGCCGCTGGTGATCGCCTGCTCACCGCCGAAACCGGGCGTCGGCATCCATCCGGCGATCCTCTATGCGCTCGACAGGTGCGGGGCCGATACCATCCTCAGCCTCGGTGGCGTGCAGGGCATCGCCGCTCTCGCCTTCGGCCTCTTCGGCACGCGGCCGGCGGACATCCTCGTCGGCCCCGGCAACCAGTATGTCGCCGAGGCCAAGCGACTGCTCTATGGGCGCGTCGGTATCGACATGTTCGCCGGGCCGACGGAAATCCTGGTCATCGCCGACGACAGCGCCGATCCCGAAATCGTCGCAACCGACCTCGTCAGCCAGGCCGAGCACGGCTACAATTCACCGGCTTGGCTCATCACGCTCGATCGCGTCCTCGGCGAGCGGGTGCTGGGGCGCGTGCCGCAATTGATCGCCGATCTGCCGGAACCGAACCGGTCGAACGCGGATGCGGCGTGGCGCGACTATGGCGAGATCGTGCTGGCGGGCGACCGGTCCGAGGCCACCGCCCTCGCCGACGCCTATGCCGCCGAGCACCTCGAAGTGCACGCGCGCGATCTCGATTGGTGGCTCACTTCGCTCACGAATTACGGCTCTCTCTTTCTCGGCGAGGAGACGACGGTCGCGTTCGGAGACAAGACGTCGGGTCCCAACCATATCCTGCCGACCAAGGGGGCGGCGCGCTACACTGGTGGTCTCTCGGTCGGTAAGTTCATGAAGACACTGACCTGGCAGCGCATGACCCGCGAGGCGAACCGGCAGATCGCACCGGTCTCGGCCCGCATTTCGCGGCTCGAAGGAATGGAAGCCCACGCAAGGTCCTCCGACGTGCGGCTGGCACGATGGTTCCCGGGCGAACGGTTCTCGCTCCAGGCGAGCGACGAGGGGGGCTCCTGA
- a CDS encoding ATP-binding cassette domain-containing protein — MSNAPERAASGEPIIRIANMNKWFGDFHVLRDINLDVAPKERIVICGPSGSGKSTLIRCINRLEEHQKGKIIVDGIELTNDLKKIDEIRREVGMVFQHFNLFPHLTILQNCTLAPIWVRKMPKAKAEEIAMHYLKRVKTPEQDHKYPGQLSGGQQQRVAIARSLCMSPRIMLFDEPTSALDPEMVKEVLEVMVSLAEEGMTMLCVTHEMGFARQVADRVIFMDEGQIVEQNEPNAFFSNPRHERTKLFLSQILH; from the coding sequence ATGTCGAATGCACCAGAACGGGCTGCGAGCGGCGAGCCGATCATCCGCATCGCGAACATGAACAAGTGGTTCGGGGACTTCCACGTCCTGCGCGACATCAATCTCGATGTCGCGCCCAAGGAGCGGATCGTCATTTGCGGTCCTTCGGGCTCGGGCAAGTCGACGCTGATCCGCTGCATCAACCGTCTCGAGGAGCACCAGAAGGGCAAGATCATCGTCGACGGCATCGAGCTGACGAACGACCTCAAGAAGATCGACGAAATCCGCCGCGAGGTCGGCATGGTGTTCCAGCATTTCAATCTCTTTCCCCACCTGACGATCCTCCAGAACTGCACGCTCGCGCCGATCTGGGTGCGCAAGATGCCCAAGGCCAAGGCCGAGGAAATCGCGATGCACTACCTGAAGCGGGTGAAAACTCCCGAGCAGGACCACAAGTATCCGGGTCAGCTCTCGGGCGGCCAACAGCAGCGCGTCGCGATCGCCCGCTCGCTCTGCATGAGCCCGCGCATCATGCTGTTCGACGAGCCGACCTCCGCGCTCGACCCCGAGATGGTCAAGGAGGTCCTCGAGGTTATGGTCTCGCTCGCCGAGGAAGGCATGACCATGCTCTGTGTCACTCACGAGATGGGCTTCGCCCGCCAGGTCGCCGACCGCGTCATCTTCATGGACGAGGGCCAGATCGTCGAGCAGAACGAGCCGAACGCGTTCTTCTCCAACCCGCGCCACGAGCGCACCAAGCTCTTCCTCAGTCAGATTCTCCACTGA